The Cloeon dipterum chromosome 3, ieCloDipt1.1, whole genome shotgun sequence genome includes a region encoding these proteins:
- the LOC135940829 gene encoding uncharacterized protein LOC135940829 produces MYQVARNLFLLTLMAVRARTERRDILIAESDAQRVGDKFVSFSVDPEMLSEHTFTSSELDELHEMTHQLGPAFLQLSGPWCQKYHLERYAPANYSGPVVSEYYVRIGETVQMLAQTVQQAGFTLVVCLNPTLRNADGTWNATEAREILEILHLMEINIAVQLGHKRLENEPEVSGWQMGVDLVALYNLLQEFPRFRSALIISPDISPSLKLKDKVKFDQIFRTAGSRIDNVILHSSDFTPELGPGSENMGTTIDSAFTEMSVERWDIFNDLTLHKAAKKPLWISDAGKWKGRFVDAMVSISKLGHAAKSNVDVVLQKPTLRSFRRPTAEFWVSALHKRLVGQTVLDVSFVEHREFGDETHLFAHCSPQGGVTLFGANYRPKPVSLRVKDVGVDTEINVFSLTPRKKNIFSRMVLLNRQRPNVSSEWMQPLVLAPQSNDSVVMLHMPSTSIVFWHMPHAQFDACLTHQGESQEIWPRDTSLALKDEEELLEETEMKQNCTAHEPSYSTFLRRFIRFLKAEDSGEGIRTKRAAPDRLQPYNNKFLQRSSRKLNPEKRQIADFLMGAGAKFRHWAWTVGKIFGHQTRSRKGRFQARKSMPKRMVHHLSKSQRYADAWPKVAPLRALSGHRIIGRKLDNQKSEKSTEITTKKESEGVEIGRVKRQGDNDLYEFQFLNEEDLNNLPEYQPSSLTESQKMEKLHSINKFFRSMSDILSSIRRKVVSVSAPNLNVLNATDTKNNN; encoded by the exons ATGTACCAGGTCGCAAGGAACCTTTTTCTGCTCACCCTGATGGCCGTGCGCGCTCGGACGGAGCGGCGCGACATTTTGATAGCGGAGAGTGACGCCCAAAGAGTCGGCGACAAGTTTGTCAGCTTCTCGGTCGACCCTGAAATGCTCTCGGAACACACCTTCACAAG CTCGGAGCTTGACGAGCTGCACGAGATGACTCATCAGTTGGGCCCCGCGTTCCTGCAACTCTCAGGACCGTGGTGCCAGAAGTACCACTTGGAACGCTACGCTCCGGCCAATTATTCTGGCCCCGTCGTCTCAg AATATTATGTCAGAATAGGCGAAACGGTGCAGATGTTGGCGCAGACAGTTCAGCAGGCTGGATTCACGCTGGTCGTCTGCCTCAATCCGACCCTGAGGAACGCCGACGGCACCTGGAACGCGACCGAGGCGCGGGAGATCCTCGAGATTCTGCACTTGATGGAAATCAATATTGCAGTGCAGCTTGGAcata AAAGATTAGAGAACGAGCCTGAAGTAAGCGGCTGGCAGATGGGAGTGGATTTAGTGGCGCTCTACAACCTGTTGCAAGAATTTCCGCGATTTCGATCGGCGCTTATAATTTCGCCCGACATCTCGCCGTCGCTCAAACTGAAAGACAAAGTGAAATTCGATCAAATCTTCCGCACAGCTGGATCCAGGATTGACAACGTCATTTTACACTCaag CGACTTTACTCCGGAATTGGGTCCTGGCAGCGAGAACATGGGCACAACAATTGATTCCGCTTTTACAGAAATGTCTGTAGAACGGTGGGACATTTTCAACGATCTCACCCTGCACAAAGCAGCGAAAAAACCTTTGTGGATCA gtGATGCTGGAAAGTGGAAAGGCCGTTTCGTGGACGCGATGGTGTCAATTTCCAAACTGGGCCACGCGGCCAAATCGAACGTGGACGTGGTGCTGCAGAAACCTACCCTCCGGAGCTTCCGCCGGCCGACCGCG gAATTCTGGGTGTCGGCGCTGCACAAGCGGCTTGTCGGCCAGACCGTGCTGGACGTCAGCTTTGTCGAGCACCGCGAATTCGGGGATGAGACGCACCTCTTCGCGCACTGCTCTCCGCAAGGCGGCGTCACGCTTTTTGGAGCCAACTACCGCCCTAAACCCGTCTCGCTGAGGGTGAAAGATGTTGGGGTGGACACAGAGATCAACGTCTTCTCCCTCACGCCGAGGAAAAAGAATATCTTTTCTCG GATGGTGTTGTTGAACAGGCAGCGGCCAAATGTGTCTTCTGAGTGGATGCAGCCGTTGGTGTTGGCGCCACAGAGCAACGACAGCGTCGTGATGCTGCACATGCCATCGACCTCAATTGTCTTCTGGCACATGCCGCACGCACAATTTGACGCCTGCCTCACGCATCAAGGAGAATCGCAGGAGATTTGGCCTCGAGATACGAG TTTGGCTCTGAAGGACGAAGAGGAGTTGTTGGAAGAAACggaaatgaagcaaaattgCACTGCTCATGAGCCGAGTTATTCGACTTTCCTGCGCCGGTTTATTCGCTTCCTCAAAGCCGAGGACTCTGGGGAGGGAATCAGGACCAAAAGGGCCGCCCCGGACAGGTTGCAGCCGtataataacaaatttcttCAGAGGAGCAGTAGAAAACTCAATCCAGAGAAGAGGCAAATCGCTG attttttgatgGGAGCTGGTGCCAAGTTTCGACATTGGGCGTGGACCGTAGGCAAGATATTCGGCCATCAGACGAGGAGCCGAAAGGGACGATTTCAGGCAAGAAAATCGATGCCGAAGCGGATGGTGCATCACTTGAGCAAAAGTCAGAGATACGCGGACGCGTGGCCAAAGGTCGCGCCTCTCAGGGCACTCTCAGGACACCGCATCATCGGCAGGAAGCTTGACAAccaaaaatccgaaaaatccACGGAGATCACCACTAAAAAAG aatcGGAAGGAGTGGAAATTGGGCGCGTGAAGAGGCAGGGGGACAACGACCTGTACgaatttcagtttttgaaCGAGGAAGACCTGAATAATTTGCCCGAATACCAGCCTTCTTCTTTGACCGAATCGCAAAAAATGGAGAAACTCCACTCCATCAACAAGTTCTTTCGGTCGATGAGCGACATTTTGTCCTCTATTCGCCGCAAAGTGGTGTCTGTTTCTGCGCCAAACCTCAATGTCCTCAATGCCACTGACACGAAAAACAATAACTAA
- the LOC135940179 gene encoding high mobility group protein HMG-I/HMG-Y-like translates to MSDDNSPVAEEKKKGRGRPAKKDVGEEKKETPAAKKRGRTPAEKSEEKSGPSPAKRGRGRPKGSGKKAASKAKAKKSTSSGRGRGRPRKADKEEKEAESAGEEEEEEDDAE, encoded by the exons atgtcTGACGACAACTCACCCGTTGCtgaggagaagaagaagggCAGGGGCCGCCCCGCCAAGAAGGACGTTGGAGAGGAGAAGAAA gaAACCCCCGCCGCCAAGAAGCGCGGTCGCACTCCTGCCGAGAAGTCTGAGGAGAAGAGTGGCCCCTCACCCGCCAAGCGGGGACGCGGAAGGCCAAAGGGCTCCGGGAAGAAAGCAGCCTCTAAGGCGAAGGCAAAG AAGTCGACCAGTTCAGGTCGCGGACGTGGCCGGCCTCGCAAGGCGGACAAGGAGGAGAAGGAGGCCGAGAGCGCCggcgaggaggaggaggaggaggatgaCGCTGAATAA
- the LOC135940849 gene encoding uncharacterized protein LOC135940849 has translation MRLSWLLLFCLSVSRAESALINTTAASHIVSKNFISVTLDPFLISDLPWADPLTVKLCKQLSPAWLKIAPTDDSLDYKLFNLTVFQWAALTHFASESGLVQMWDVGIFERAVLDWDRTLRKGVFPISVAPPTKHDFPPAAGEMAFSSSAADLPKVQTVKSLMSGYDGKNLSVFAPEMSYFASYKDIEQFSSWLVENVDKLNAISMKPSKLIGSGDLSASSVVSKEAGDLFKLELMVLGALEQLGAARKPIAISDARISWEDESALQSFDDTFASTLLWADRLGQAAALGVSTVFQPALIPSHDKGRRLQPSTDFWFAVLHKKLMGERVLAVQSDALGNRSASFFAHCTAVGGRHGVSGAVTVLGVNLGSAPLRGNVSSWSAGRENVTLNQYVLHGDLEGRNVMLNGKTLFVDFDSGELPVLEPETLTTPEEVVLPGHSIVFWVVTDLGAAACVDGQRPKRSTTPDEEDDPETTHLAIVFPVEEVREAERAMQSEPNRTAECDQCPAGCSPTTSAGCRVGGLRIVKPSCSTAEFLQKMSFILKQRRSGCCCDGAVACRDDANNNNKPVVERVDLTSAPPVITASLEELITTIFTSPPTFWPPGKRTTDENESSSSQPAQRLDEHTTSKLSVFNLDQEKYRTSYLTLVPSTSAPSPQTTPSTPQKTETNNPQPAFAGKTPPNRPPQPLHPYRFEGQIVGYVHPSQYQTSTFRLQQQQQAPLNEPSALKSRFEQYSNQFRPGGGSAKLRSSDQRPKLTISPYLEGLLRYLGDHGDDSENEVAQGNTANKKIQTAINVLKWLIDTSE, from the exons ATGCGGCTGTCGTggctgcttttgttttgtcTGTCCGTGTCGCGGGCAGAAAGCGCTCTGATCAACACGACGGCGGCCTCGCACATCGTCAGCAAGAACTTTATCAGCGTCACCCTGGATCCGTTTCTCATTTCCGACTTGCCCTGGGCTGATCC gctGACAGTGAAGCTGTGCAAACAACTCAGTCCTGCCTGGCTCAAAATCGCGCCAACTGACGACTCGCTCGACTATAAACTCTTCAATTTAACTG TCTTCCAATGGGCGGCACTGACCCACTTTGCCTCCGAATCGGGCCTGGTTCAAATGTGGGACGTCGGAATTTTCGAAAGAGCCGTTTTGGACTGGGACCGCACCCTGAGGAAGGGAGTTTTCCCCATTTCAGTCGCGCCGCCAACCAAGCacg attttccACCAGCAGCCGGTGAAATGGCGTTTTCGTCGAGCGCAGCCGACCTGCCGAAGGTGCAGACGGTCAAATCGCTCATGTCCGGATACGACGGCAAAAATCTGAGCGTTTTCGCGCCAGAAATGAGCTATTTCGCCAGCTACAAAGATATAGAGCAGTTTTCCTCGTGGCTCGTGGAAAACGTGGACAAACTGAACGCAATCAGCATGAAACC ATCGAAACTGATCGGCTCGGGAGACCTGTCGGCCTCGTCCGTCGTGAGCAAGGAGGCCGGCGACCTCTTCAAACTGGAGCTGATGGTGCTGGGCGCCCTCGAACAACTTGGAGCTGCGCGCAAGCCCATTGCTATaa GCGATGCGAGAATTTCCTGGGAAGATGAATCAGCCCTGCAGAGTTTCGACGACACCTTCGCTTCCACCCTTTTGTGGGCCGACCGACTGGGCCAGGCGGCGGCCCTCGGCGTCTCCACCGTCTTCCAGCCGGCGTTAATTCCCTCGCACGACAAAGGAAGGAGACTCCAACCCAGCAca gaCTTTTGGTTCGCCGTTCTGCACAAAAAACTGATGGGCGAGCGAGTGCTCGCGGTTCAATCGGACGCGCTGGGCAACCGGTCCGCCAGTTTTTTCGCGCACTGCACAGCTGTCGGCGGCCGCCACGGGGTGTCAGGCGCCGTCACCGTTCTCGGCGTGAATTTGGGGTCGGCGCCCTTGCGAGGAAACGTCTCCAGTTGGTCTGCCGGACGCGAAAATGTCACCCTCAACCAGTACGTTTTGCACGGAGACCTCGAAGGAAG GAATGTGATGCTGAACGGGAAGACGCTGTTCGTCGACTTCGACTCAGGGGAGCTGCCCGTTCTAGAGCCGGAAACCCTGACCACCCCTGAGGAAGTGGTGCTGCCGGGCCACTCGATCGTCTTCTGGGTGGTGACCGACCTGGGCGCCGCCGCCTGCGTGGACGGCCAGCGACCCAAGCGGTCGACGACCCCGGACGAGGAGGACGACCCCGAGACGACGCACCTGGCCATCGTGTTTCCCGTGGAGGAGGTGCGCGAGGCGGAGCGCGCGATGCAGTCGGAGCCGAACCGCACCGCCGAGTGCGATCAGTGTCCGGCGGGTTGCAGCCCCACGACGAGCGCCGGCTGCCGGGTTGGAGGGCTGCGCATCGTCAAGCCCAGCTGCTCCACCGCCGAGTTCCTGCAGAAAATGAGTTTCATCCTGAAACAGCGCCgcagcggctgctgctgcgacggCGCCGTCGCCTGCCGCGACGAcgctaataataataataagcccGTCGTGGAAAGGGTCGACCTGACGTCCGCCCCACCGGTCATCACGGCCAGCCTGGAGGAGCTGATCACCACCATCTTCACCTCCCCTCCGACCTTTTGGCCTCCGGGAAAACGCACCACGGACGAGAACGAGTCGTCGAGCTCGCAGCCGGCGCAGAGACTCGATGAGCACACGACCAGCAAGCTGAGTGTTTTCAACCTGGACCAGGAGAAGTACAGGACGAGCTACCTCACCCTGGTGCCGTCCACCTCCGCTCCTTCCCCTCAAACCACCCCAAGCACCCCCCAGAAAACCGAGACTAATAATCCTCAGCCGGCGTTCGCTGGGAAAACGCCTCCGAACCGGCCGCCTCAACCCCTTCATCCCTACCGCTTCGAGGGCCAGATCGTGGGCTACGTGCACCCTTCGCAGTACCAGACGTCGACCTTCcgcctgcagcagcagcagcaggcgccgCTGAACGAGCCAAGCGCCTTGAAGAGCCGCTTCGAGCAGTACTCGAACCAGTTTCGCCCCGGCGGCGGAAGCGCCAAACTGAGGAGCTCCGACCAGCGGCCcaagctcacaatcagccctTACCTGGAGGGGCTGCTCAGGTACCTGGGCGACCACGGTGACGACTCGGAAAACGAGGTGGCACAGGGTAACACGGCGAACAAGAAAATCCAGACGGCAATCAACGTCCTGAAATGGCTCATTGACACGTcagagtaa